Proteins from one Hemibagrus wyckioides isolate EC202008001 linkage group LG16, SWU_Hwy_1.0, whole genome shotgun sequence genomic window:
- the LOC131367166 gene encoding uncharacterized protein LOC131367166, translating into MEGGVLLGWGVLVAEGPGSTNVGSVWGPCLIEVLGSMGTAPACAKEKASLKRQYKMMQGDLEASKIHFQDIIRKQCLEENQLRKECKKLEEKLRVPQSQRLRQADIRCVQQLRALLKRRDELDKCVEKERLIQIQSVQKKLEEHKRKAHARHTEEVTHKLENKLERTLIRHNKKVVKKHQLKEEIEKLQKDHVHFQQLHHCQHEELQKVQQEIAELMTMIEEEHDVREKILTKLENLKEKNEKNKKKRLQQIAEVDELKRQLEVEQRLDKFIETKCRERKGLEEAQLRRGEEKFIFYYRYLTEQRREIEDLKAEIRSTKEEMEKLRDRRSEEPPTLNQQRDIESQIQELTEILDQLNTGVSDLYHEIGCDPPLDKVLSCPGWLKDSSLTIHLRLLAQKTSELVAVQNFIKFKDQDQELAQVPALVVQPPAEQPLEFSDMDQVSIPDYDKRPLTLEELRQFVTKMKK; encoded by the exons aggagAAGGCCAGTCTGAAGAGGCAATATAAAATGATGCAGGGTGATTTGGAGGCCAGCAAAATCCATTTCCAGGACATTATCCGCAAGCAGTG TCTGGAGGAAAATCAACTGCGTAAGGAGTGCAAGAAATTGGAGGAGAAACTGCGTGTGCCTCAGAGTCAGCGGCTCAGGCAGGCTGACATCCGCTGTGTCCAGCAGCTCCGGGCTCTCCTGAAGCGCCGCGACGAGCTCGAcaagtgtgtggaaaaagagaGACTCATTCAA ATCCAGAGTGTTCAGAAGAAACTGGAAGAGCATAAGCGGAAGGCTCACGCTCGCCACACTGAAGAGGTCACTCACAAGCTGGAAAATAAACTGGAACGC ACTCTCATTCGCCACAACAAGAAGGTGGTGAAGAAACATCAGCTGAAAGAGGAGATAGAGAAGCTGCAAAAGGACCATGTTCATTTCCAGCAGCTGCACCACTGTCAGCATGAG GAGCTTCAGAAAGTCcagcaggagattgctgaacTCATGACCATGATAGAGGAAGAACATGATGTCAG ggagAAAATACTGACAAAACTGGAGAATTTGAAGGAGAAGAatgagaagaataagaagaaacgGCTTCAACAAATcgctgaggtggatgagctgaaGAGGCAGCTTGAAGTGGAGCAACGTCTTGATAAGTTCATAGAAACTAAGTGTCGTGAGAGGAAAGGACTGGAGGAGGCACAACTCAGACGCG gtgaagaaaAGTTCATCTTTTACTATAGATACCTTACTGAGCAAAGAAGAGAGATTGAGGATTTGAAAGCTGAAATCAGATCG AcaaaagaggagatggagaagtTGAGAGATCGGAGATCGGAAGAACCCCCCACCCTCAATCAGCAGAGAGACATTGAATCTCAGATCCAGGAACTCACTGAGATCCTGGATCAGCTTAATACAG ggGTGAGCGACTTGTATCATGAGATCGGTTGCGATCCTCCGTTGGACAAAGTGCTCAGTTGTCCAGGTTGGCTTAAAGACTCCAGCCTTACAATTCACCTGAGGCTACTGGCCCAGAAAACCAGTGAGCTGGTCGCTGTCCAGAATTTCATCAAATTCAAG gatcaggatcaggaacTAGCTCAGGTGCCGGCTCTTGTCGTTCAGCCTCCTGCCGAGCAGCCTCTTGAATTTAG TGATATGGATCAAGTGAGTATCCCCGATTATGACAAGCGACCTTTGACCCTGGAAGAACTTCGCCAGTTCGTTACGAAAATg aaaaagtga